AGGGTTATCTGGGGCTcaaaatgggggaaggggaggtgaCTGAGAGGTAGGGGTGCTGCTGAGGAGGACCCGGAGGAACCCCCTGTTGTTGGGTCATTAGGGGACCTGTCACAAATTACTAAGCAAAGCTCCTTCCGCTTGCATGGTGGGTGGAGCGGGCCTTGGAGGCCGCCAGGTCTGGGGTGGAGTCTCGCTATGGACCCCAGATGTGGTCCAGGTGAGCCTTTCTCCCACCTCGTTTgcacatctctaaaatggggaccGTAATAACAGTGCGGGGTTCTTGGGAAGAGTACTCTGCAAGGCTTAAAGCTGCCAGCCATTGGCTGTTACCTCTCTTGGGCACCCCTTCCACCAGTCCTGCCTGCCAGGCAGAGGCTGCTTAAGGCTGCCCCCAGCCTGAGCAGGCCAGTCTGATGAGCCAGGCCAGCCTCAAGAGCTCAGTTCGGCATTGGGTCAAGCTTGAAGCTCTTCCAGCAGGGCAGGCCCACCAGAGCCCTTCAGGAAGGATGGCTTCAAGGGAAGCCTTGCGATCCTAGGTTTAGGGCTGGGCGGGCCCTAGAAGGCTGTGAGGCCCTGTCCAGATTCAGGGGTGGactcttacagttgaggaaggtTCATCAGGGATCAATGTAAATCCTTAAGTTTCTGTAAAAAATGAGCCACAAATTCAGATGAAGGGGGGCAGGACCGGAGTGGTTCACGTGGAAACCAGGAAGCCTTAGCAGGACTCTGGGATGTTGGGCTGTCTTCATTTCTGGGGGTCCCATTTTGGAAGGGCTGTCCAGAGGAGGGCCGAAGAGCCTAGGGTCCATGTCATAGATGGATGGGTCAGAGCCATTGGGCATGTTTGGCCTGGAAGAGAGAAGGCTCAGACGCCCTGTTAGTTGTCCTCAAATATCAGACAGCTTGTTTCATGGAAGAGACTCTGGCCTTGGACTAATTGGCCCTAGAGGGCAGAAGGAGAAGCCATGGGGGTAGTTGTAAGAGGCTGACTGAGGCTGTGACTGAGATGGGAGAGGTTGCCTTGGGAGCGATCGAGCAGACCCCTGCTCATCAGTCACCTTCATGGAGGCTGGAGTGGCCAGAGCCCCAAAGAAGTGTGGAGACGAGGGAGTGCCCGGAGACCTCACTGCCAAGTGTGGGGGCCTGAGCCGGGGGCTCCCTGATCTTGGATGAGGGATCAGAGATGCTGGGCGCCAAAGGTCTGAGGAGACTGTTGGACCaagccctttattttacagaggaggaaaccgagggATGGAGATGGACAGCCCAGTACTTAAGCATCATGCAGGAGTCAAAGCCAGGTCTTCCGTGGAAGTGGGAAAGGCCTGCAGGAAAAGGACACAAGAGAACCAGGCCATACACCGCCTGGCGTGTGGAGCTGGACTTTGGTTTCAGGGAGAAACATCCCGAGAGGGAGGCAGCCATGGGGAGGCCTCCCTCTAAGACAAATCGAGCCATACTGACCTCATGCGCTTCTGGCAAGTGGAGGAGGAGGGCCTGGGGACAGAGTCGGCCTCCATCTTGTGGAGAAGGGGGGAATGTGGCCTGGTTGACAATCTGATTTGGACCTGGCCGAATCCAAAGAGGACTCATTGCTGGTTCTCTGGTGACCAGAGTGCCCCAAGGCGTAGCAAATGTATAGGCTAAGCAAACCCAAGAGATCTTGATCAGCCTCTGGCCCAGGGGCTGAATCCCCTCCTCTGCCAGGACTCAAGGGGGCAGAAGCAGCATTAGCCAGCACCTCTTGGAAAAGGTCAGGGGCTCTCAATGGACGGCCAGCTTTCTAGGAGTTCTCTGGGCTTGGGCTTtattggggaagggaagggagagcaTTAGGGGCTGGGCCAGGGGAGCGGGAGCGGGAGTCCTCGCTGCCTTCTGCCCTCATTCGACCTCCTGCAGAGCACAGGTTCGGTTTGGGGCCAGTTCAGTTCAGTGAGTGTCCAGAGGAGGCCGAAGGGCCGGAGTCATCTGAAGATGGCTGGTTAAGGCCTGAGGAAAGTTGGGGAATGTGCTAGCTGGCTTTGAGCATTTGAAGGGATATCCAGTGGAAGAGATTGGATCCCAGAACCAGGAGCAGATCCGTCCAGCTGCCTCTAGGAAGCCCTGCGGGTGCCAGGCCCTGGGCTGGGCCCCGGGACGTCCCTGCTGGGGGTGCTGCAGAAGGCACAGAGGGAACTAGCGGCTGCTGAGGGGCTTTTCAGCTCCAAAATTCTTATTTTGGCCTTGGCCAGTGGCCAGTTTGAATGCTAGGGATGAGGGGGATGGAGCAGGTGGGAAGCCCTTGGGCTGAGCTCGTCCCTTCTGTTGGCATCCTCCAGGTGGACCCCTCAGAATGGGGCCGATGATGGTGGCAGCACGAGCTGTGGCAGTCCtttgctttttctctccctcacctcctgGAGCCAGGCTGGGCAAGACTTGCTCTTCTCAGGGACCGGTTGTTTTCCAGGGGGCCTCCCTGGCATGGCGGACGTGCTGTCCGTGATTGTGCCTGAACGGAACtcttttttaatcagaaaaaTGTTAAGCCCTGACTTTCTGTCTTCGACCCAGTTCTGTGTAGTGGTTCTGAGGCAGGAGATGTAAGGGCTCGGCCATGGGGGTTCCGTGACCCGCCCAGGGtcatccaggcctggctctagcCGCCCCAACTCCAGGGCAGCCTCGGTGAGGCTCCGGGCCCTGAGGCTCCGGAGAGCCACACGTGCTCCCCGGAGCTTTGTCAGTCTGGAGGCCTTCCCTGGGACGGGCCCTCGGCCTCGGCCCTCTCCTGTTCCTCATCTCAGGTGAAGCCCAGGCCGCAGGCGGGGCCCTTCCTACTGGCTCCGCTCGGTGCCCCTGGGGTGGGCCCTCGGGCCAGTCATGAGGCCTCTGGGCCCTTGTTTCCCCAGCTGGACTTGAATGCAGTGACCCCTGCTTCATGGACAGTCCCAGGCCCGGAGGGGAAAGCAGAGCAGAGTCCCACAGGAGCCGGGAGGAGCCTAGAAGAGGTCAATGGAAAGCCGAGTCATCAGGGCCGCGGGAGGGGGCCTTTGGGACCTTCCCCGTCGGCCTGGCTTCCTGCTGTCTTTCTGGGAGTGATGGGGCCGCGTGCAGGACTCGGGAGTCCAGAGACCTGGGTTCGATTTCTGACTGACATTGTGTGATACCGGCAAATCCTTGAGCCATTCTGCGCCCCGGGTTCCTCCACTGTAAACCAGGCCTAATCTACCCTGCTGCCTGCCTTGGGAGTGGGTAGGGGGCCCTCGCTCgggctggctgtgtgaccttgggcaagtcacttcagccctGTGTACCCAAGCTACACAAGAGGCGGCTGGGAGGCGGGTGAAGGCCTCCCTCCCAGAGAAGGGACTTGGGAGGGGGCCGGGAACAAGGCGCCACCCGACCGGCCTCTAAGGGTGGCCAAGCGTGGCAGGGGGCGGGGAGCCGGGCTCCATCTCGCCTTCCTCTGTCTTGCAGTTACTGCTACCAGTGCCAGAGCCAGGTGCCCCCGCGCAGCGGGCACTGCCCAGCCTGCAGGGTCTGCGTCCTCCGGAGGGACCACCACTGTATGCTGCTGGGGCGCTGCGTGGGCTTCAGCAACTACCGGCCCTTCCTGTGCCTCCTGCTCCACGGCCTGGGCCTCCTGCTCCACGTCACGGCCCTGCTGGGCCCGGCTCTGGCCGCCGTGCTGCGGGCCCACTCGCCCCCCCACGCCCTGACGGTGCTGCTGCTGCCCTGGCTCATGCTGGTCACTGGTGAGGGGGCGGGGCTCGGCAAGGGGCAGGGCGGGGTCCCCAGGGTAGCCCCCGCGCTCACCGCAGCCCCTCTGCTCCCCCAGGCGGCATCACCCTGGGCCAGTTCGCCCTGACCTTCGTGGCAGACACGTGTGTGGCCGGCGCTCTGCTCTGTGGCGCCGGGCTGCTCTTCCACGGGCGGCTGCTGCTGAGGGGCCAGACCACCCGCGAGTGGGCCCACGACCTGCGCCTCTACGACCTGGGCCCCCGGCACAACCTGCGGGCCGCCCTGGGCTCCCGCTGGGCCCTGGTGTGGCTCTGGCCCTTCCTGGCCTCTCCGCTGCCTGGGGATGGGATCACTTTCCAGACGACCCAAGACTGAGGAGGAAGCCAGGCCCAGGGGCCCGGGCGGGCCCGGCGGCCTGAGCTCTCCAGGTTCGGGGGCCCTGTGGATTCGTCCCCAGCCCGAGGGGCTGCTCCCTCTCCCCTTGTCTTCGTCTACGTTCCGCTTGGGGGTTTGTCAGGCCTGCTGGGGGGGAGCCCGCCCGCCCGGCATCGGCGGCATCCCTGATGCTGTGCGATGGTCGGGCCGTTCAGGCCGATTCTCTGTTTAGAGCCAGGCCGGAGAGCAGGACTTGAACCCGTGTCCATTGGGGCGGGGAC
This DNA window, taken from Monodelphis domestica isolate mMonDom1 chromosome 6, mMonDom1.pri, whole genome shotgun sequence, encodes the following:
- the ZDHHC24 gene encoding probable palmitoyltransferase ZDHHC24 — its product is MGGLWPAGGGRGLQLPLPLLLTSLWAVAVALELAYVLVHGPGLPAAGPLARTLHMLLAAFQLLNLLGNAVLFLSRNPGIGGVLLAGRAVGHGWDYCYQCQSQVPPRSGHCPACRVCVLRRDHHCMLLGRCVGFSNYRPFLCLLLHGLGLLLHVTALLGPALAAVLRAHSPPHALTVLLLPWLMLVTGGITLGQFALTFVADTCVAGALLCGAGLLFHGRLLLRGQTTREWAHDLRLYDLGPRHNLRAALGSRWALVWLWPFLASPLPGDGITFQTTQD